Proteins from a genomic interval of Brevinematales bacterium:
- a CDS encoding N-6 DNA methylase: protein MDIKEYVSLVTRRFSGGNTTEHSFRTDLQGLLSSLFPHLTNTNEPRRQSCGAPDIIIQNKVIPVGYIETKKIGLDLSIEEKSDQMKRYKNSLENLILTDYLEFRFYRFGNPVHKVSIGKVQGDKIVPLPDNYDDLKNHLIDYSMFAGQTIKSSEKLAQIMAKKARLMEDVFKKALEDDKTEESSLFSQYEAFKDVLIHDLNIEKFADIYAQTIAYGMFTARLHDTTLDTFSRQEARELIPQSNPFLRSLFDYVCGAELDSRVAWIVDDLADVFRAVDLKDLLSGFGKTSGREDSFIHFYETFLKEYDPKLREKRGVYYTPEPVVNFIVRAVDSILKSDFQFSKGLADISKVTVKMDVPGYVNKKTKNLAERELHKIQILDPAAGTGTFLAEIVKQIYSGFKGQEGLWPEYVNKELIPRLNGFEILMAPYTISHLKLSSLFAETGANPDQRLRVFLTNSLEEAHEHTGTIFARFLSMEAQEANSVKNERPVMVVIGNPPYSAVSSNMGKWICGLIEDYKYVNGVHFGEKKHWLQDDYVKFLRFGEHFIEKNGEGILAFINNHGFLDNPTFRGMRWHLLQTFDKIFILDLHGNSNKKEKALDGGKDENVFDIQQGVSINIFIKTGKKKKSELGKVYHSDLFGVRNDKYAFLWNHSLNSIPYNEMQYSDPYYFFSPKDFALKDVYNLGFMINELFPIYVTGIVTMGDGFIIADSKKELEKRLNDFINSPITDKEMNDKYDLGKNYSKWIIENKNKIIIDPAKIVQIDYRPFDKKWTYYDNKLIWRWRNEIMQHFLNGDNFGLVIPRQAITDTWSHVHISRNIIDNRIHFSNKGIPIIYPLYLYAAEGALPGQTERTANLNMETVAKIEEKLMMKFEQEKTDISVAFAPTDLLDYIYAVLHSPSYRENYKEFLKIDFPRVPYPDDKDKFWKLVKLGKELRELHLMESPRLDELVTKYPTVGDNRVEKVEFNNGKVWINPEQYFDGVSLEAWEFYIGGYQPAQKWLKDRKGMVLSVEDILHWQKIVVVMNETIKIMREIDILII from the coding sequence ATGGATATCAAAGAATATGTATCTTTAGTTACAAGAAGGTTTTCAGGCGGGAATACCACAGAGCATAGTTTCCGTACTGATCTTCAGGGTTTACTATCTTCCTTGTTTCCTCATTTAACCAATACTAACGAACCAAGAAGGCAAAGCTGCGGAGCTCCGGATATCATCATTCAGAATAAGGTTATTCCCGTCGGGTATATCGAAACAAAAAAAATCGGTCTGGATTTATCGATCGAGGAAAAATCCGATCAGATGAAGCGGTATAAAAACAGTCTGGAAAATCTTATCCTCACGGATTATCTTGAGTTCAGATTTTACCGGTTCGGAAATCCGGTACATAAAGTATCGATTGGAAAGGTTCAAGGGGATAAAATCGTTCCGTTACCTGATAACTATGATGACCTTAAAAATCATCTCATAGATTATTCCATGTTTGCCGGTCAGACGATTAAGTCTTCGGAAAAACTCGCGCAGATCATGGCTAAAAAAGCGAGATTGATGGAAGATGTATTCAAAAAGGCTTTAGAGGATGATAAAACGGAAGAGAGCTCGCTGTTTTCTCAATATGAGGCGTTTAAGGACGTTCTCATCCATGACCTGAATATTGAAAAGTTCGCCGATATCTACGCCCAGACGATCGCTTACGGGATGTTTACCGCCCGGCTTCACGACACGACACTCGACACTTTTTCCCGGCAGGAAGCCCGCGAACTTATCCCGCAGTCTAACCCTTTTCTCCGCAGCCTTTTCGATTATGTATGCGGCGCCGAATTGGATAGCCGCGTGGCATGGATCGTGGATGACCTGGCCGACGTCTTCCGTGCTGTTGACCTTAAAGACCTTCTTTCCGGGTTTGGAAAGACTTCCGGAAGGGAAGACTCTTTTATTCATTTCTATGAAACTTTTTTGAAAGAATACGATCCGAAGTTAAGGGAAAAAAGAGGGGTATATTACACTCCGGAACCGGTCGTCAATTTTATTGTCCGGGCAGTCGATAGTATTTTGAAAAGTGATTTTCAGTTTTCTAAAGGACTTGCTGATATTTCAAAAGTAACCGTGAAAATGGATGTTCCAGGCTATGTTAATAAAAAAACTAAAAATCTTGCCGAAAGAGAGCTTCATAAAATACAGATTCTGGACCCGGCTGCCGGTACAGGAACATTCCTCGCGGAAATAGTGAAGCAAATCTATTCCGGATTTAAGGGGCAGGAAGGTTTGTGGCCGGAATATGTCAATAAGGAATTAATCCCGAGATTGAACGGTTTTGAAATTCTAATGGCCCCGTACACGATTTCCCATCTCAAATTGAGCTCTTTATTCGCTGAAACAGGGGCAAATCCAGATCAAAGACTCCGGGTATTTCTTACCAATTCCCTCGAAGAAGCACATGAACATACAGGCACTATATTTGCCCGTTTTCTTTCGATGGAAGCCCAGGAAGCGAATAGTGTAAAAAATGAACGTCCTGTTATGGTAGTGATCGGAAATCCGCCGTATAGCGCTGTCTCGTCCAATATGGGAAAATGGATATGCGGACTTATTGAGGATTATAAGTATGTAAATGGGGTACATTTTGGTGAAAAAAAACACTGGCTTCAGGACGATTATGTCAAATTTTTACGTTTCGGCGAGCATTTTATTGAAAAGAATGGTGAAGGTATTCTCGCATTCATTAATAATCACGGTTTTTTAGATAATCCTACATTTCGAGGAATGCGCTGGCATTTACTTCAAACTTTCGATAAAATATTTATCCTTGATCTACATGGAAACTCCAATAAAAAGGAAAAAGCTCTGGATGGAGGAAAGGATGAAAACGTTTTTGATATTCAGCAGGGTGTAAGCATCAATATATTTATAAAAACCGGTAAAAAGAAAAAAAGTGAGTTAGGGAAGGTTTATCATTCTGACCTGTTTGGAGTAAGGAATGATAAATATGCTTTTCTTTGGAATCATTCCTTAAACTCCATCCCATATAACGAAATGCAATATTCTGATCCTTATTATTTCTTTTCACCGAAAGATTTTGCTTTAAAGGATGTATACAATTTGGGTTTTATGATAAATGAATTATTCCCAATTTATGTAACCGGAATAGTTACTATGGGTGACGGGTTTATTATTGCGGATAGTAAAAAAGAACTTGAAAAACGGTTGAATGACTTTATAAATTCGCCGATTACCGATAAAGAAATGAATGATAAATACGACTTGGGTAAGAATTATTCTAAATGGATTATCGAAAACAAAAATAAGATTATTATTGATCCAGCAAAGATTGTGCAGATTGATTATCGTCCTTTTGATAAAAAATGGACTTATTATGATAACAAACTTATTTGGAGATGGCGCAATGAAATTATGCAACACTTTCTTAATGGTGATAATTTTGGGTTAGTTATTCCTCGACAAGCTATAACTGACACATGGTCTCATGTTCATATATCAAGAAATATTATAGATAATAGAATTCATTTTAGTAATAAAGGAATTCCTATTATTTATCCACTCTATCTCTACGCCGCGGAAGGGGCGCTACCCGGTCAAACCGAGAGGACGGCGAACCTCAATATGGAGACCGTCGCGAAGATTGAGGAGAAACTGATGATGAAATTCGAGCAAGAGAAAACAGATATTTCGGTCGCCTTTGCTCCTACCGATCTCCTGGACTACATCTACGCCGTCCTTCACTCACCGTCGTACCGTGAGAATTACAAGGAATTCCTGAAGATCGATTTCCCGCGGGTACCGTATCCCGACGATAAAGATAAATTTTGGAAACTGGTAAAGCTGGGTAAAGAACTCAGGGAGTTACACTTGATGGAAAGTCCCCGACTGGATGAATTGGTTACAAAATACCCGACTGTGGGTGACAATAGAGTTGAAAAGGTCGAGTTCAATAACGGAAAGGTATGGATCAATCCTGAACAATATTTCGACGGGGTTTCGCTTGAAGCATGGGAGTTTTATATCGGTGGATATCAACCGGCGCAAAAGTGGTTGAAAGACCGGAAAGGAATGGTTTTATCCGTGGAGGATATTCTTCATTGGCAAAAGATTGTCGTCGTTATGAATGAAACTATTAAAATTATGCGGGAAATCGATATTTTAATAATATAA
- a CDS encoding DUF4065 domain-containing protein: MEPVSVPVSVFDVAQYILSKTGTITTWKLQKLLYYAQAYSLVWDEQPIFNEEIQAWANGPVVKELFNEHVGKLNIDSTLLKRGDLHNLSNEQIATIDAVLETYNQYSGQELSFMTHREDPWINARKGLGPHEKCDRVISLGDMADYYSSFVSF; encoded by the coding sequence ATGGAGCCTGTTAGCGTTCCTGTTAGCGTTTTCGACGTCGCGCAGTATATTCTGTCGAAAACCGGTACAATCACAACATGGAAACTTCAGAAACTTCTCTATTACGCTCAGGCGTATTCCCTCGTATGGGATGAACAACCTATATTTAACGAGGAAATTCAAGCGTGGGCAAACGGGCCCGTAGTCAAAGAATTATTCAATGAACACGTCGGAAAACTCAATATTGACTCAACCCTTCTGAAAAGAGGGGATTTACATAACCTTTCAAATGAACAGATTGCTACGATCGATGCCGTTCTTGAAACATATAACCAGTATTCCGGGCAGGAATTGTCATTTATGACCCATCGCGAGGATCCGTGGATTAACGCCAGAAAAGGCCTCGGTCCCCACGAAAAATGCGATCGCGTTATTAGTCTTGGAGATATGGCGGATTATTATTCCAGTTTTGTATCTTTCTAA
- a CDS encoding toprim domain-containing protein, with protein MSKVPLGNNRTITGIPNHLIEELLGKIRLSSVFEQLYGVQPIIIGAEQYALPCVFHEETKASLRINDTLGYYHCFGCHASGNAITLVYHHIGEKNYLKAVQILSKMYDEGIYRQIVSHIKDKNSLINPNDYKKVVGAVRKKPVSINAPVEPIDVNRREEIYREIMEVAKKFIGSKSIPESDTAKKYLISRGIDKLVENFSVGFLPKGDMLKMIKIVDKDVHPDELVKSGLISEKHQNNFSGRIIFPLVEDNHVKGIAGRALDPKNEIRYLYNKGFEKKNYLYMNGTIRNYINTNCSVLLTEGLFDMLTLHASGMKNATTTLGALLTQEQFEKIKDIQKIHFIYDGDRAGFLGSVKAIEENVGKGNLFFVVPMEKGKDINDVFKGKSFSEVKNYIYDKRILISTKMDKSVNINSLNKLEEYGMSLGIDYSKDKEISDILTSLNEKVIKGISAEKPADIPQKKNTLKM; from the coding sequence ATGTCAAAAGTACCTTTAGGAAACAATAGGACAATAACCGGTATTCCTAATCATTTAATTGAGGAACTATTAGGTAAAATCAGATTATCGTCCGTATTCGAGCAGTTATACGGCGTTCAGCCTATTATCATCGGGGCTGAACAGTACGCCCTACCCTGCGTATTTCACGAGGAAACTAAAGCCTCTCTCCGGATTAACGATACGCTTGGGTATTACCATTGTTTCGGTTGTCATGCTTCCGGGAACGCAATCACGCTTGTCTATCATCATATCGGTGAAAAAAACTATCTCAAAGCTGTTCAGATACTTTCCAAAATGTACGACGAAGGAATATACCGGCAAATCGTCTCTCATATCAAGGATAAAAACAGTCTCATTAACCCGAACGATTATAAAAAGGTAGTCGGGGCGGTTAGAAAAAAACCCGTTTCGATTAACGCACCGGTCGAACCGATCGATGTAAACCGGCGGGAAGAAATCTACCGCGAGATCATGGAAGTCGCTAAAAAGTTCATAGGCTCAAAAAGTATTCCTGAATCGGATACGGCGAAGAAGTATTTAATCAGCCGGGGTATCGATAAACTGGTCGAGAATTTCAGCGTCGGGTTTTTACCGAAGGGCGATATGTTGAAAATGATTAAGATTGTGGATAAGGACGTTCACCCCGACGAGCTGGTGAAAAGCGGACTGATTAGCGAAAAGCATCAGAATAATTTTTCAGGCCGTATTATATTCCCTCTGGTCGAGGATAATCATGTGAAAGGGATCGCCGGTCGAGCTCTCGACCCGAAGAATGAAATCAGATACCTTTACAATAAAGGGTTTGAGAAGAAAAACTACCTTTACATGAACGGAACGATCAGGAATTACATAAACACGAATTGCAGCGTTCTCTTGACCGAAGGTTTGTTCGATATGCTGACGCTTCACGCTTCAGGAATGAAAAACGCCACGACGACCCTGGGGGCGTTATTAACCCAGGAGCAGTTCGAGAAAATTAAGGATATTCAGAAGATCCATTTTATTTACGACGGAGACAGGGCAGGCTTCCTCGGAAGCGTTAAAGCGATCGAGGAAAATGTCGGGAAAGGCAATCTTTTCTTTGTGGTACCGATGGAAAAAGGAAAAGATATCAACGATGTATTTAAGGGTAAAAGTTTTTCGGAAGTGAAAAACTATATCTATGATAAACGGATATTGATCTCGACAAAGATGGATAAAAGCGTCAATATCAATTCCCTTAATAAACTGGAAGAATACGGAATGTCTCTCGGTATTGACTATTCAAAGGACAAAGAGATATCCGATATTCTCACCTCATTGAATGAAAAGGTTATAAAAGGAATATCCGCCGAAAAACCGGCGGATATTCCCCAGAAGAAAAATACCTTGAAAATGTAA